A genomic stretch from Enterobacter oligotrophicus includes:
- the accC gene encoding acetyl-CoA carboxylase biotin carboxylase subunit, whose translation MLDKIVIANRGEIALRILRACKELGIKTVAVHSSADRDLKHVLLADETVCIGPAPSVKSYLNIPAIISAAEITGAVAIHPGYGFLSENANFAEQVERSGFIFIGPKADTIRLMGDKVSAITAMKKAGVPTVPGSDGPLTDDMDANRAHAKRIGYPVIIKASGGGGGRGMRVVRSDAELAQSISMTKAEAKAAFSNDMVYMEKYLENPRHIEIQVLADGQGNAIYLAERDCSMQRRHQKVVEEAPAPGITPELRRYIGERCAKACVDIGYRGAGTFEFLFENGEFYFIEMNTRIQVEHPVTEMITGVDLIKEQLRIAAGQPLSIKQEEVVVKGHAVECRINAEDPNTFLPSPGKITRFHAPGGFGVRWESHIYAGYTVPPYYDSMIGKLICYGENRDVAIARMKNALQELIIDGIKTNVDLQMRIMSDEHFQNGGTNIHYLEKKLGLNEK comes from the coding sequence ATGCTGGATAAAATTGTCATCGCCAACCGCGGCGAGATTGCACTGCGTATTCTTCGTGCCTGTAAAGAACTGGGCATCAAGACCGTCGCTGTGCACTCAAGCGCGGATCGCGATTTAAAACACGTATTGCTGGCGGATGAGACGGTCTGTATTGGCCCGGCTCCGTCCGTAAAAAGCTATCTGAACATCCCGGCTATCATCAGCGCCGCTGAAATCACCGGCGCGGTGGCTATTCATCCGGGTTATGGTTTCCTCTCTGAGAACGCCAACTTTGCCGAGCAGGTTGAACGCTCTGGCTTTATCTTCATCGGCCCGAAAGCTGACACCATCCGCCTGATGGGCGACAAAGTGTCTGCTATCACCGCGATGAAGAAAGCCGGTGTGCCAACCGTTCCCGGCTCCGACGGCCCTCTGACCGACGACATGGATGCTAACCGTGCTCATGCGAAACGCATTGGCTACCCGGTGATCATCAAGGCGTCTGGCGGCGGCGGCGGTCGCGGTATGCGCGTTGTGCGCAGCGATGCTGAACTGGCGCAGTCCATCTCCATGACCAAAGCGGAAGCGAAAGCGGCTTTCAGCAATGACATGGTGTACATGGAAAAATACCTGGAAAACCCACGCCACATCGAAATTCAGGTGTTGGCTGACGGTCAGGGTAACGCGATTTATCTGGCTGAACGTGACTGCTCCATGCAGCGTCGTCACCAGAAAGTGGTCGAAGAAGCGCCAGCACCGGGCATTACGCCTGAACTGCGTCGCTACATCGGCGAGCGTTGCGCCAAAGCGTGTGTCGATATCGGCTATCGCGGGGCGGGTACTTTCGAGTTCCTGTTCGAAAACGGCGAGTTCTACTTCATTGAGATGAACACCCGTATTCAGGTTGAACATCCGGTTACCGAAATGATCACCGGCGTTGACCTGATCAAAGAACAGCTGCGTATCGCTGCCGGTCAGCCACTGTCCATCAAACAGGAAGAAGTTGTGGTGAAAGGCCATGCGGTAGAGTGCCGTATTAACGCCGAAGACCCGAATACCTTCCTGCCAAGTCCGGGTAAAATCACGCGTTTCCACGCGCCGGGCGGCTTTGGTGTGCGCTGGGAGTCTCATATTTACGCCGGTTACACCGTACCGCCGTACTATGATTCAATGATCGGTAAACTTATCTGCTACGGCGAAAACCGTGACGTGGCGATTGCCCGCATGAAAAATGCCCTGCAGGAGCTGATCATCGACGGTATCAAAACCAACGTTGATCTGCAGATGCGTATCATGAGCGACGAGCACTTCCAGAATGGTGGAACCAACATCCACTATCTGGAGAAAAAACTCGGTCTGAACGAGAAGTAA
- a CDS encoding YhdT family protein, with amino-acid sequence MDKRFVQAHKEARWALWLTLFYLAAWLVTAYLPDSTIGITGLPHWFEMACLLVPLVFILLCWAMVKFIYRDIPLEDDDAA; translated from the coding sequence ATGGACAAGCGTTTTGTTCAGGCCCATAAAGAAGCGCGCTGGGCGCTGTGGCTGACCCTTTTCTATCTTGCCGCATGGTTAGTAACTGCTTACTTACCTGATTCAACCATCGGGATTACCGGCCTGCCACACTGGTTTGAAATGGCCTGCCTGCTGGTGCCGCTGGTATTTATCCTGCTGTGCTGGGCGATGGTGAAATTCATCTACCGCGATATTCCACTGGAGGACGATGATGCAGCCTGA
- the panF gene encoding sodium/pantothenate symporter codes for MQPEVILPLIAYLLVVFGLSVYAMRKRTTGTFLNEYFLGSRSMGGVVLAMTLTATYISASSFIGGPGAAYKYGLGWVLLAMIQLPAVWLSLGVLGKKFAILARRYNAVTLNDMLFARYQSRLLVWLASLSLLVAFVGAMTVQFIGGARLLETAAGIPYETGLLIFGVSIALYTAFGGFRASVLNDTMQGMVMLIGTIVLLVGIVHAAGGLSHAVETLEAIDPKLVSPQGADDILSPTFMTSFWVLVCFGVIGLPHTAVRCISYKDSKAVHRGIIIGTIVVAILMFGMHLAGALGRAVIPDLTVPDLVIPTLMVKVLPPFAAGIFLAAPMAAIMSTINAQLLQSSATIIKDLYLNLRPEQVENERRLKRMSAVITLVLGALLLLAAWRPPEMIIWLNLLAFGGLEAVFLWPLVLGLYWERANAAGALSGMIVGGVLYAVLATFNIQYLGFHPIVPSLLISLLAFVVGNRFGQPVPQPAVISTDK; via the coding sequence ATGCAGCCTGAAGTTATTCTGCCGCTTATCGCTTACCTGCTGGTCGTGTTTGGTTTGTCTGTTTATGCCATGCGTAAAAGGACGACCGGCACCTTCCTGAATGAGTATTTCCTCGGTAGCCGTTCGATGGGCGGCGTCGTGCTGGCCATGACGCTCACTGCCACTTATATCAGCGCCAGCTCATTTATAGGCGGTCCCGGCGCAGCCTATAAATACGGGCTAGGCTGGGTACTGCTGGCCATGATCCAGCTTCCTGCCGTCTGGCTCTCTCTGGGCGTTCTGGGCAAAAAGTTTGCCATCCTGGCTCGCCGTTATAATGCCGTGACGCTGAACGATATGCTGTTTGCACGCTACCAGAGCCGCTTACTGGTGTGGCTGGCGAGCCTGAGTCTGCTGGTGGCCTTTGTGGGTGCGATGACGGTGCAGTTTATCGGCGGGGCACGCCTGCTGGAAACGGCGGCGGGTATTCCTTACGAAACGGGGCTGCTCATCTTCGGCGTGAGTATCGCGCTCTATACCGCGTTTGGCGGCTTCCGGGCCAGCGTGCTGAACGATACGATGCAGGGAATGGTCATGCTCATCGGCACGATTGTTCTGCTGGTGGGCATTGTTCACGCTGCGGGTGGCCTGAGTCATGCCGTTGAAACCCTCGAAGCCATCGACCCGAAACTGGTCTCTCCGCAGGGTGCGGATGACATCCTTTCCCCGACATTTATGACCTCGTTCTGGGTACTGGTGTGCTTTGGCGTGATTGGCCTGCCGCATACCGCCGTGCGGTGTATCTCGTATAAAGACAGCAAAGCCGTACACAGAGGTATCATTATCGGCACGATTGTTGTCGCGATCCTGATGTTTGGCATGCACCTTGCCGGCGCATTAGGGCGCGCGGTGATCCCCGATCTCACCGTGCCGGATCTGGTCATACCTACCCTTATGGTAAAAGTATTGCCGCCATTCGCCGCGGGGATTTTCCTCGCCGCGCCAATGGCCGCCATTATGTCGACAATCAACGCTCAGCTACTGCAAAGTTCCGCTACGATCATTAAAGATCTCTATCTGAACCTGCGTCCTGAGCAGGTGGAGAATGAACGACGCCTGAAGCGTATGTCGGCCGTCATTACTCTGGTGTTAGGAGCATTGCTGCTGTTAGCCGCCTGGCGTCCACCGGAGATGATCATCTGGCTGAACCTGCTCGCCTTCGGCGGCCTGGAAGCCGTCTTCCTGTGGCCGCTGGTATTGGGTCTTTACTGGGAGCGGGCTAATGCAGCAGGCGCGTTAAGCGGCATGATTGTTGGCGGTGTGCTGTATGCCGTTCTCGCAACATTTAATATTCAGTATCTGGGCTTCCATCCGATTGTGCCTTCATTACTGATTAGCTTACTGGCGTTTGTGGTGGGAAACCGTTTCGGTCAGCCCGTTCCGCAGCCCGCCGTGATTTCTACTGATAAATAA
- the prmA gene encoding 50S ribosomal protein L11 methyltransferase, whose translation MPWIQLKLNTTGANAEELSDALMEAGAVSITFQDTHDTPVFEPLPGETRLWGDTDVIGLFDAETDMKDVVAILENHPLLGVGFVHKIEQLEDKDWEREWMDNFHPMQFGKRLWICPSWRDVPDESAVNVMLDPGLAFGTGTHPTTSLCLQWLDSLDLQGKTVIDFGCGSGILAIAALKLGAAKAIGIDIDPQAIQASRDNAERNGVSDRLELYLPDAQPEAMKADVVVANILAGPLRELAPLISVLPVEGGLLGLSGILASQADSVCEAYADLFTLDPVVEKEEWCRITGRKK comes from the coding sequence ATGCCGTGGATCCAACTAAAACTGAACACAACCGGCGCTAACGCCGAAGAGCTGAGTGATGCGTTGATGGAGGCCGGTGCGGTCTCGATCACCTTCCAGGACACGCATGACACGCCGGTCTTTGAGCCGCTGCCGGGCGAAACGCGCCTGTGGGGTGATACCGACGTTATCGGCCTGTTCGATGCCGAAACCGACATGAAAGACGTTGTCGCGATCCTTGAGAACCATCCCCTGCTTGGCGTGGGTTTTGTTCATAAAATCGAACAGCTGGAAGACAAAGACTGGGAACGCGAGTGGATGGATAACTTCCACCCGATGCAGTTCGGCAAACGTCTGTGGATCTGCCCGAGCTGGCGCGACGTTCCCGATGAAAGCGCAGTGAACGTGATGCTCGATCCGGGTCTGGCGTTTGGTACAGGTACACATCCAACCACCTCACTGTGCCTGCAGTGGCTGGATAGTCTGGATCTGCAAGGTAAGACGGTGATCGACTTTGGTTGCGGCTCCGGTATTCTCGCCATCGCGGCACTGAAACTGGGTGCAGCAAAAGCTATCGGGATCGACATTGATCCGCAGGCGATTCAGGCCAGCCGCGATAACGCCGAGCGTAATGGCGTATCCGACCGTCTGGAACTGTATCTGCCCGATGCACAGCCAGAGGCGATGAAAGCCGATGTGGTGGTCGCAAACATTCTGGCAGGCCCATTACGCGAGCTGGCACCGTTAATCAGCGTGCTGCCCGTTGAGGGCGGTCTGCTCGGTCTTTCTGGCATCCTGGCAAGCCAGGCTGACAGCGTTTGTGAAGCCTACGCCGATCTCTTTACGCTCGACCCCGTGGTTGAGAAAGAAGAGTGGTGCCGCATTACCGGCCGTAAAAAATAA